Proteins encoded within one genomic window of Besnoitia besnoiti strain Bb-Ger1 chromosome II, whole genome shotgun sequence:
- a CDS encoding hypothetical protein (encoded by transcript BESB_040530), with the protein MKSIHFTDCASPRSEDMQGTSSPPSASSLSWSAPPSLSGVRVAALFSCSGLFSGVPIAGWHRLRGMRGPRARAGRLSSFLLLASSLLLLVSLGLCDVRADAPPAPTRRAGGADRDLPLEKDTSGSAASRGAVEADVAARGEKMEEEEKRGGATQHRSQEESAQKDGGRPAQSHQADDAAQKDAAINEDLDVFTENLYLQSLKNESLFVAHFDFRLKTKIPLASEKAAITRHQHYDIFPKEIGKLLTLHLQQDVSLLASPSAALPASLPPPILFFDASLTQGRWPEAAWGPPPTPVKPPGALLRAALSTNPLYDSQRTWSLLTHSLGGVMCTAFSMLKNEDLGYALSAAVLAGFDGARGALADWGGAAAAADEGDVKAPWKLQVAASPVEVACTENLSSLRELLPCRGEAGLLSLAHPLAVASSPFKTLRLLAFTEEGEARADGRGRGAAANAGGADDAFLRVELRALLTVVLEAPKAGQVPFSLADLFHLVDRQGARAPLRSCVAASASRVFLRLPRSPAAGRDRPEKEGSKGHEEAQRDAAALASAAAAAGGSMFAVYEVDESSDLVIFDAFAAEAGREGDAPRSASEILRFPGMSGSALEIERQQTGRGTLSSKLERMEGAWLLVFRNRSELSRSIRYFDSFPPFIFPLLHTARLSWKPLKSKSRAEGDAAACEAAFRSARATHPFRAGSAAARALNLRLQAPSSSFIENPVPASLSLAFALPPRCQLEFSVGVEKRYWPASRFAFSPDKGSDVGGAIVLDRPSSQFYWPPPASVLSSPLTCRAGSACASLPLRRGLSEGAETQGQQATESGGMDVSLEVAAEGLYAPGQRDSWNWHLTEGMIVHLPLPDFSMPFNVIALSGTVLTLFYGSVFRITTMEW; encoded by the exons ATGAAGTCTATCCACTTCACAGActgtgcctcgcctcgctccgaGGATATGCAGGGAACCTCCTCTCCCCCatctgcgtcctctctttcttGGTCTGCTCCCCCGTCTCTCTCGGGGGTTCGTGTCGCTGCTCTTTTCTCTTGTTCCGGCCTGTTTTCTGGCGTCCCCATCGCTGGCTGGCACCGGCTGCGAGGCATGcgagggccgcgcgcgcgagctggtcgtctctcctcgttcttactcctcgcctcctcgcttctccttctcgtgtCTCTTGGGCTCTGCGAcgtccgcgccgacgcgcctcccgcgccgacTCGCCGGGCCGGTGGCGCGGACAGGGACCTGCCCCTCGAAAAGGATACttcgggctccgccgcctccaggggcgccgtggaggcggaCGTCGCGGCCAGGGGAGAGAAAatggaggaggaagagaaacgaGGGGGAGCCACGCAGCACCGTTCTCAAGAAGAGAGCGCGCAAAAGGATGGGGGACGCCCCGCGCAATCCCAccaggcagacgacgctgcGCAGAAGGACGCAGCGATAAACGAGGATCTGGATGTCTTCACCGAGAATCTCTATTTGCAGAGCCTGAAGAACGAAAGTCTCTTTGTGGCACACTTCGACTTCCGGCTGAAGACCAAGATCC CGCTCGCTTCGGAGAAGGCAGCGATCACGCGGCATCAGCACTACGACATCTTTCCCAAGGAGATCGGAAAGCTGCTGACGCTGCACCTTCAGCAGGAcgtgtctctcctcgcctcgccgtctgcggcccTGCCTGCGTCGTTGCCGCCACCCATTCTCTTCTTCGACGCCTCGCTCACGCAGGGCAGGTGGCCTGAGGCCGCGTGGGGCCCGCCTCCGACGCCGGTGAAGCCGCccggcgccctcctgcgcgcggcgctctccacGAATCCGCTCTACGACTCGCAGAG AACTTGGTCGCTGCTGACGCACTCGCTGGGCGGCGTGATGTGCACCGCCTTCTCGATGCTGAAAAACGAAGACCTGGGATACGCGCTCTCGGCTGCCGTGCTCGCGGGGTTCGAcggtgcgcgcggcgcgctggctgACTGGGGcggtgctgcagccgcggccgacGAAGGAGACGTGAAGGCGCCCTGGAAGCTCCAAGTTGCGGCTTCGCCGGTGGAAGTCGCCTGCACAGAGAACCTGAgttcgctgcgcgagctcttGCCCTGTCGAGGAGAA GCGGgcctgctgtctctcgcgcatcCGCTGgccgtcgcgtcgtcgcccttcaagacgctgcgcctcttgGCCTTCaccgaagaaggcgaggcgcgcgcggacgggcgcggccgcggggcggcAGCCAACGCCGGCGGGGCTGACGACGCCTTCCTGCGTgtcgagctccgcgcgctcctcACGGTGGTGctcgaggcgccgaaggccggACAAG TGCCCTTCTCGCTGGCTGATCTTTTCCACCTCGTCGACCGccaaggcgcccgcgcgccgctccgctcctgcgtggcggcctccgcctcgcgcgtgtttctgcgactcccgcgctcgcccgcggcaggcCGAGACAGACCGGAGAAGGAAGGGAGCAAGGGTCACGAAGAGGCCCAgagagacgctgccgccctcgctagcgccgccgcggccgccggcggatcCATGTTCGCCGTCTACGA AGTCGACGAGTCCTCAGATTTGGTCATCTTCGACGCGttcgccgccgaggcaggccgcgagggcgacgctcCACGGTCTGCGTCTGAAATTCTTCGCTTTCCGGGCATGAGTGGCAGCGCGCTGGAGATCGAGCGCCAGCAGACCGGCAGAGGCACTTTGAGCTCGAAGCTTGAGCGCATGGAGG GGGCGTGGCTTCTGGTCTTCCGCAATCGCAGCGAGCTCAGCCGCTCCATTCGGTACTTTGACAGCTTTCCGCCCTTCATCTTCCCTCTGTTGCACaccgcgcgtctctcgtgGAAGCCTCTCAAATCGAAAtcgcgcgcagaaggcgacgccgcggcctgcgaagcg GCCTTCCgctccgcgcgggcgacgcatcCGTTCCGGgcgggctcggcggcggcgcgcgcgctgaatttgcggctgcaggcgccttcgtcgtccttcATCGAGAACCCAGTgcccgcgtctctctcgctcgccttcgcgctgcctccgcgttgTCAACTCGAGTTCAGCGTCGGCGTGGAGAAACGTTACTGGCCTGCGAGTCGCTTTGCCTTCTCGCCCGACAAGGGCTCGGACGTGGGCGGCGCGATTGTGCTCGACAGg CCGAGCTCGCAGTTCTActggccgccgccagcgtcggTGTTGTCGAGTCCGCTCACTTGTCGCGCGGGTTCAGCGTGCGCGagtctccctctgcggcggggTCTCTCGgaaggcgccgagacgcAGGGGCAGCAG GCCACAGAGTCTGGCGGCATGGATGTGTCTCTCGAAGTCGCTGCCGAAGGGCTCTACGCGCCGGGGCAGCGCGACTCGTGGAACTGGCATCTTACCGAGGGCATGATCGTTCACCTGCCTCTCCCCGATTTCA GCATGCCGTTCAACGTTATCGCGCTCTCCGGAACCGTCCTCACGCTGTTCTACGGCTCGGTCTTCCGCATCACCACGATGGAGTGGTGA